One genomic region from Spiroplasma endosymbiont of Polydrusus cervinus encodes:
- the rplC gene encoding 50S ribosomal protein L3 — protein MKGILGRKIGMTQIFATDGRLIPVTVVEVQPNVVLQMLTKEKNGYQALQLAVEDKRVNLVSKPDQGQFKKANTTPKRFVKEIRNMDGYNSGDIIKVDIFTAGEFVDVTGTSKGKGFTGSIKRHNYSRGPMGHGSGYHRGVGSMGPIAPNRILKSKKMPGHMGTEKVTIQNLEVIAIDTEKNALLVKGSIPGPKKQFVVIKETIKGLTPNAPIELIKRTVDAKKSEPTIKEEKPVEGVVDSSVETTPAAVTDAPVSKIE, from the coding sequence ATGAAAGGAATCTTAGGACGCAAAATTGGTATGACACAAATTTTTGCTACCGACGGTAGATTAATACCAGTTACAGTAGTTGAAGTACAACCTAATGTTGTTTTGCAAATGTTAACAAAAGAAAAAAATGGTTACCAAGCACTTCAATTAGCTGTCGAAGATAAAAGAGTTAACTTGGTTTCAAAACCAGACCAAGGGCAATTTAAAAAAGCGAACACAACACCTAAGCGCTTCGTTAAAGAAATCAGAAATATGGATGGTTATAATTCTGGCGATATTATTAAAGTTGATATCTTTACTGCTGGGGAATTCGTTGATGTTACAGGAACTTCAAAAGGGAAAGGATTTACCGGTTCGATTAAAAGACATAACTATTCACGGGGACCCATGGGCCATGGGTCAGGTTACCACCGTGGGGTTGGATCAATGGGGCCAATTGCACCAAATCGAATTTTAAAATCTAAAAAAATGCCTGGACATATGGGAACCGAAAAAGTAACAATTCAAAATTTAGAAGTTATTGCAATTGATACTGAAAAAAATGCTTTATTAGTAAAAGGCTCAATTCCAGGTCCGAAAAAACAATTTGTAGTTATTAAAGAAACAATTAAAGGTTTAACACCTAATGCACCAATAGAACTAATTAAAAGAACTGTTGACGCAAAAAAATCAGAACCCACAATAAAAGAAGAAAAACCAGTTGAAGGAGTTGTTGATTCAAGCGTTGAAACAACACCAGCAGCAGTCACTGATGCACCAGTATCAAAGATAGAATAG
- the rpsJ gene encoding 30S ribosomal protein S10 — MAQTKMRIKLKGFDHRVVDQSIKKIIEAAQAAGIQVKGPIPLPTERNIITILRATHKYKDSREQFEMRTHKRIIDIINPDGPKVIDTLKRVQLPSGVEIEMK; from the coding sequence ATGGCTCAAACTAAAATGAGAATTAAATTAAAAGGTTTTGATCACCGTGTGGTTGATCAATCAATTAAAAAAATCATTGAAGCAGCTCAAGCCGCAGGAATACAGGTAAAGGGACCAATCCCTTTACCAACTGAACGTAATATTATCACTATTTTACGAGCAACTCATAAATACAAAGATTCAAGAGAACAATTTGAAATGAGAACGCATAAAAGAATTATTGATATTATTAATCCTGATGGTCCAAAGGTAATTGATACTCTAAAAAGGGTTCAACTACCAAGTGGTGTGGAAATTGAAATGAAATAA
- the dnaB gene encoding replicative DNA helicase, whose translation METLNKIEISKTEINKINVINDAEKNVLAIIAHSINAAEEVFSILNEDDFTVMNYKVIFKTLQEQFLAKDAINVATLSNYMLKNNILNKIGGIEFLTDLFQSYTTDANLSEYLDIIIKNTTSRRLKAVVNKINRYIDAHQPIDEVVSQAEKEILDVKKERKGNLFKTSYDEVDKVLHKIELLENSGEMLTGSPSGFRDLDRMTSGFQKGDFIILAARPSMGKTALALNFAVKSAAESKKAVTIFSVEMPAEQLIQRMLGSYSTVDSVKVRTGKGLQSRDWENITKAADFLKQTKLFIDDTPGLKVIELQSKLRKLCRENEVGLVVIDYLQLLSTGTHFGDSRQQEVSTISRQLKALARELEVPIICLSQLSRLVEKREDKRPIMSDLRDSGAIEQDADIIMFLFREEYYTVHDSDKLELAGPETEKAQLILSKHRNGPTGKVELLFVKKHGSFADFGLKNT comes from the coding sequence ATGGAAACTTTAAATAAAATAGAAATAAGTAAAACTGAGATAAATAAAATTAATGTTATTAATGATGCCGAAAAAAATGTTTTAGCAATTATTGCCCATTCAATTAATGCTGCTGAAGAAGTCTTTTCGATTTTAAACGAAGATGATTTTACTGTGATGAATTATAAAGTGATTTTTAAAACTTTACAAGAACAATTTTTAGCAAAGGATGCGATTAATGTTGCAACATTGAGTAATTATATGTTAAAAAATAATATTTTAAATAAAATTGGCGGAATTGAATTTTTAACGGATTTATTTCAGTCATATACAACGGATGCTAATTTATCAGAGTATTTAGATATTATTATTAAAAATACAACATCACGGCGTTTAAAAGCAGTTGTTAATAAGATTAACCGGTACATTGATGCTCATCAACCAATTGATGAAGTTGTTAGTCAGGCCGAAAAAGAAATTTTAGATGTTAAAAAAGAACGAAAAGGTAATTTATTTAAAACATCTTATGATGAAGTGGACAAAGTATTACACAAAATTGAATTATTGGAAAATTCTGGGGAAATGTTAACAGGAAGTCCAAGTGGTTTTCGTGATTTAGACCGGATGACTTCGGGATTTCAAAAAGGGGATTTTATTATTTTAGCAGCGCGACCATCAATGGGGAAAACTGCTTTAGCATTAAATTTTGCTGTTAAATCAGCTGCTGAATCAAAGAAAGCTGTTACAATTTTTTCTGTTGAAATGCCAGCGGAACAATTAATTCAAAGAATGTTAGGGAGTTATTCAACGGTAGATTCGGTTAAAGTTCGAACAGGAAAAGGTTTACAAAGTCGGGATTGGGAAAATATTACCAAGGCGGCAGATTTTTTAAAACAGACAAAGTTATTTATTGATGATACACCTGGTTTAAAAGTTATTGAGTTGCAATCAAAATTACGAAAATTATGCCGGGAAAATGAAGTTGGCTTAGTTGTGATTGATTACTTACAATTATTAAGTACCGGAACGCATTTTGGTGATTCACGGCAACAAGAAGTTTCCACAATTTCACGGCAACTTAAAGCTTTAGCACGTGAGTTAGAAGTACCAATTATTTGTTTATCACAATTATCACGGTTAGTTGAAAAACGAGAAGATAAAAGACCAATTATGTCTGATTTACGTGATTCAGGGGCAATTGAACAAGATGCCGATATTATTATGTTTTTATTTCGAGAAGAATATTATACTGTCCATGATTCAGATAAGTTAGAATTAGCAGGGCCAGAAACTGAAAAAGCACAATTAATTTTATCAAAGCATCGAAATGGACCAACTGGTAAGGTTGAATTATTATTTGTAAAAAAACATGGATCGTTTGCTGATTTTGGTTTGAAAAATACATAA
- the rplI gene encoding 50S ribosomal protein L9, which produces MKVILVKDVKGKGKVNDMIEVSDGYAKNYLIKEGFAIPTTPANLAKLNVVLSQQAAQAAATKATLEELKTALEQLTLNFKLKVHDNKIFGSVSLTVIEDRLAKEFNLKVDKKKFIDNNNLRSFGLHYLKIKLAPNIIAKLKVMIEKKET; this is translated from the coding sequence ATGAAAGTTATTTTAGTGAAAGATGTTAAAGGTAAAGGCAAAGTCAATGACATGATTGAAGTTTCTGATGGCTATGCTAAAAATTACTTAATTAAAGAGGGATTTGCCATTCCAACAACTCCGGCTAATTTGGCGAAGTTAAATGTCGTGTTATCGCAACAAGCAGCTCAAGCAGCAGCGACAAAAGCAACTTTAGAGGAATTAAAAACTGCCTTAGAACAATTAACATTAAATTTTAAATTAAAAGTACATGATAACAAAATATTTGGAAGCGTTTCTTTAACAGTAATTGAAGATCGTTTAGCAAAAGAATTTAATTTAAAAGTTGATAAAAAGAAATTTATTGATAATAATAATTTGAGAAGTTTTGGTCTGCATTATTTAAAAATTAAATTAGCTCCAAATATTATCGCAAAATTAAAAGTAATGATTGAAAAAAAGGAGACTTAA